Genomic window (Lewinellaceae bacterium):
AATCTATCCCAAGCCGGGTTGGGTAGAACACGACCCTAAAGAGATTTGGAATACCCAACTCAAAGTCCTGCAGGCCCTTCTTAGGAAACAAAAGGTGCCCGCCGGGCAGGTGGCGGCTATCGGCATTACCAACCAAAGAGAAACGGCGGTGGTTTGGAACCGGAAGACCGGAGAGCCCATCCACAACGCCATCGTCTGGCAGGACCGCCGCACCGCTTCCATCTGCAACCAGCTAAAGGCCGACGGCCACGAGCCGTACATCCGGGAAAATACCGGCCTGCTGGCCGACGCCTATTTCTCCGGCACCAAAGTGAAATGGATGCTGGATAATGTGCCGGGCGCCCGCGAGCAGGCGGAAAAAGGCGAACTTTGTTTCGGCACGATAGATTCCTGGCTCATCTGGAAACTGACCGGTGGCAAGGTGCATGTCACCGACTATACCAATGCTTCGCGGACCCTGCTGTACAACATCAAAAAACTGGAATGGGACAAGCGCCTGCTGGAAATATTGGGCGTCCCGGCTATTATGCTGCCGGAGGTTCGCCGCTCCAGCGAGGTTTACGGCCATACCGCTCCGGATTTGCTGGGAGAAGCCGTGCCTGTTGCCGGCATCGCGGGCGACCAGCAGGCGGCCCTCTTCGGGCAGGCCTGCCACAGCCCGGGCATGGCTAAAAACACCTATGGCACCGGGTGTTTTATGCTGATGACGACCGGCGAGGAAGCCGTCACTTCCAAATCGGGCCTGATCACCACCATCGCCAGCAAGCTGGACGGGACGCCTCAGTATGCCCTGGAAGGCAGCGTCTTCATCGCCGGCGCCGCCATACAGTGGCTGCGCGATGGGCTAAAAATTATTGACGATGCGCCCGATTCGGAGTACTTTGCTATGAAAGTGCCCCATACCGATGGCGTTTATGTCGTGCCGGCCTTTGCCGGCCTGGGCGCTCCTTACTGGGATATGTACGCCCGGGGCGCTATCCTGGGCCTGACGCGCGGCACCACCAAAGCCCATCTCATCCGAGCTACGCTGGAGTCTCTGGCCTACCAGACCCGCGATGTGCTGGACGCTATGGAAAAGGATTCCGGGCTTTCGCTGAAAACCCTGCGCGTCGACGGCGGCGCTAGCGCCAACGGCTTGCTCATGCAATTCCAGGCGGATATCCTTGGCGCCAATGTGGAGCGGCCCCGCATCATTGAAACTACTGCTCTTGGCGCGGCTTACCTGGCAGGCCTGGCGGTGGGCTACTGGAAACCGGAAGATATTACAAATAAATGGCAACTGGATGCTACTTTTGTGCCGGATATGCAGGAGGAAGAACGGGGCAGCTTGTACCGGGGCTGGCAGAAAGCCGTCAAACGGGCGATGGACTGGGAAAAGGAAGAGGAGTAGAATATCTTTACTTTGGGTTGGGTAAAAAAGCTATGAGTTATTTAATTGTTTAGGGACTGAGAGGGTGTACGGTGTACGGGCTAACGCAGGGTTATTTGGTGTACGGTGTACGGGCTAACGCAGGGCCGGGGGGTGTACGGTGTACGGGGCGCGGCAACAATATAACAATTGAGCCATTTAGCCATCAACCCAGCCCGTTGGTGTACGGTGTACGGGCTAACGCAGGGGGCGGGGGTGTACGGTGTACGAGGCTCTGCGTCTACAATTACAATGTAACAATAGAGCCATGTAGCCATCAACCCAGCCCGTTGGTGTACGGTGTACGGGCTAACGCAGGGTTATTTGGTGTACGGTGTACGAGGCACGGCAACAATATAACAATTGAGCCATTTAGCCATCAACCCAGCCCGCCGGTGTACGGTGTACCGGTTCACTCAAAGCAGCAAAATAAAAAATGAAGAATCTTGGCGACGAAAAGGATAACGGTTAGCGAGGCGCTGGAGCTGGAGCCGGGGCGAGTGCTGTTCGATGTGCGCACGCCGGCGGAATACGAGAAGGGGCACATCCCCGGAGCGCTCAACCTGCCTCTTTTTTCCAATGAGGAGCGGGCGGTGGTAGGCACCGCCTACAAGCAGGCAGATCCCCATCAGGCTTTCCTTCAGGGGCTGGAGTACGTGGGCCCTAAGATGCGTTCGTTTGTAGAAGAAGCCAGGCGGAAGGCTCCTTCCGGCAAGGTGGCTGTCCATTGCTGGCGAGGCGGGCAGCGGAGCAGCAGCATGGGCTGGCTGCTCGATCTGGCGGGCATGGACGTACAGGTGCTGGCAGGAGGCTACAAGGCTTACCGGAATTACATCCTTGAACAATTTGCCGCCTGCCGCCCTCCGCTGATCATTGTGGGCGGGCCGACGGGCTCCGGCAAAACCGATATCCTTCACGCCCTGGAAAAGCTGGGCGAACAGGTGATCGACCTGGAAGGGCTGGCGCACCACAAAGGATCTGCCTTTGGGGCTTTGGGCGAAACGGAGCAGCCTACCGTTGAGCAATTTGAAAACGATCTCTATGAGGCTTTCCGGGCCTTGAGCCATGATCGCCGCATCTGGCTGGAAAATGAAAGCCGCCCCATCGGCAGGGTGTACATCCCCGATCCGCTTTGGCGGCAGATGGCCCAAGCGCCGCTGCTGAGCGTTGAAGTGCCCCTGGAATGCCGTATAGAACGCCTGGTTGAAGTATACGCTGGCTATCCGGTGGCAGAGTTGAAGGAATCTTTCGGCCGCATCCGGCAACGGCTGGGAGGCCAGCATTACAAGGCTGCTATGGAAGCCCTGGATGCCGGCGATTTTGCCGCCGCAGCCCGTATTGCGCTGGTTTACTACGACAAAGCTTACCACCACCACACGCTGAGCAAAAGGACGAGTTCCAGCATTTTTAATATTCCGGTAGAAAATGACAGCGCTGAGCAAACCGCCCGGCGCCTCGTTGCGTTCGTTGAAGAAAATGACTTATGGTTGCCGAATACAAACTGACTCAATATAGCCACGGTGCCGGATGCGGTTGCAAGATCGCTCCCAAAGTGCTGGATACGATCCTGCAGCACCATGCCGAACAGTTCCACTTCCCCAATCTGCTGGTGGGAAACGACAAACGGGATGACGCGGCAGTCTATGACCTGGGAGACGGAACTGCCATCGTAAGCACTACCGACTTTTTTATGCCCATCGTCGATAGCCCGGAAGATTTCGGGCGCATCGCCTCGGTTAACGCTATTAGCGATATTTACGCCATGGGCGGTACGCCGCTGGTGGCCATCGCCATCCTGGGCTGGCCCATCGATAAGATTCCGCCGGAAGTGGCCAACCGGGTGATCGACGGCAGCCGCAAGGCCTGCGCAGAGGCGGGCATACCCCTGGCCGGCGGCCACAGCATCGACAGCCCGGAGCCCATCTTCGGCCTGGCGGTGACCGGCAGGGTGGATAAAAAACACCTCAAACTGAACGGCGGCGCCACTCCGGGCTGCCGCCTGTTTCTCACCAAACCGATCGGCGTGGGCATCCTCAGCACGGCTCAGAAAAAGGGCAAGCTTTTGCCCGAACATGCCAACATCGCCCGCGACAGCATGGTGCAACTCAACAAGGCCGGCGAGGCCTTCGGCCGCCTGCCTTACATCAAAGCCATGACCGACGTAACCGGATTCGGCCTGCTCGGCCACCTCGCCGAGATGTGCGAGGCCAGCAACGTCAGCGCGGTGGTGGAATTCGACAAGGTGCCTTTCCTTAACCTCGGCATCCTGGATTTTTACCTCCATGAAAACTGCATCCCCGGCGGCACCCACCGCAACTGGGACAGCTACGGCCACAAGGTCGCCCCGCTGCCGGACCGGCAGCGATTTCTGCTCTGCGACCCGCAGACCAGCGGGGGGCTGCTGGTCGCCGTAAAGGCGGAAAAGGAAGGGGAGTTCAGGCTGGAAGCCAATAAGCTGGGATTGATTATGGAGCAGATGGGCTACATCAAAGAGCAGGAGGATGACTTGGTGCGCGTGATGTAAAAGGGGCTACCTGTCTAACATTGGCCACACGGGTTGTTGTCCGTTACCTGTTGTCCGTTGACCGCTGTTGCAACTTGCTGGCTGCCAAACGTATGGCTGCCAAGCGCAACGGACAACCATCAACGGGCAACCGACAACTGCCCAACCTTAGACGGATACCCGTAAAAGGCACGTCCTGTTTGGGTTTCATCTCAAAGCGGCAATGGCCGGCCGGTATTGTCCGACATTTGAATATAGGCATAGGCGCAAAAGATTGCCCCGGCTTTATTCTTAAGCCGGGGCAACAACTCTGAAGCTACACCTTCAACATCTGCTTTGTCTTCTGCCGCCCATCCAACTGCAGCCGGAAGTAATAATTGCCCGCCGGAAGGCCATGAGCGTCGAATTTCACCTCGTGCTGCCCCGCCGGCAGCCGCCGGTTAGCCAGAACCCTGATTTCATTGCCCAGGCTGTTGAAAATGCTCAGCCTTACCTGTTCGCCTTCGCTGCGGAAGCGGATCGTAGCCCAATCCCGGAACGGGTTGGGAAAACTGCTTGCCTCAATTTCCTGCTCGAAATTCAGGGCTTCTTCGGCATTGACGGCGCTGCACGGTTGTAAAACCGGCAGATATTGAAAATCGGGATGCAGCAAATTGCGCACCTCCTCTTCCTGCACTTCAAACCAATCCATCAACACCGAGCCATAGACATCCCGGAAGTCAAACTGCATGGGCACGCCCTCCTGAGCGTCAACCTGGACTGGTATCTCGGGATTGTCTCCGAGCACGCCGGGCTTGACGCAGGGGCCGAATACCATGAGCGGCGCCGCCGAGCCGTGGTCGGTCCCGTAGCTGTCATTCGAGCGGATTTGCCGGCCGAATTCGGAGAAGGTCATGCCCACTACCCGCTGCTCCAGGCTTTGCGCCTGAAGGTCGGCCTGAAAAGCGGCGATGGCCTCCGACAGGCTTTGAAGCAGGGTGGAGTGTTCTCCCACCAGGGGTTTGCCGGCTTCGACCTGGTTGGCGTGGGTGTCAAAACCGCCGATGCTGACTACATAGACTTTGGTTTGCAAGCCTCCGGAGATCAACAGGGCTACGTTTTTCAGCTGCTCGCCCAGGCGGTTGCCTTCCGGATAATCGACCTGGTTGGTTCCGCTCTCTGCGGCATCGGTGATGCTTTCCGCATAGGCGTTCGACTGAGCGATGGTGGTGCGGAGGAACTCCAGCTCTTCTCCGTAGGGCGTTTCCGGCACGTCTCCCGGCGCGCCCTGGGTCAGCGGGGCCAGAGAGAAGGGGTCGTTGAGGGTCATGCTAAAGTTGGCGGCCGTTCCCTGGCAGGTCTCCGAGACGATGCTGCCCATGGTAATGGCAAAGGGGTGGGGATACTCCTCATTGGGGTAACCCTCCGGGAACTCGCCGTGGCCGCTTTCAAAATAGCGGCCCAGCCACCCGGTCGTCCAGCTCTCCTCAGCCGGCGAACCGCTGGTCCAGATATCGGTCGAGCGAAAGTGGGAGCGGTTCTGCTCGGGGTATCCCACGCTTTGTATGATATTGAGTTTGGCGTTGTTGTACAGGTCGAGCATACCGGTCATTTGGGGGTGGAAGCCCAGCGTATCGGTCATATTCAGGATTTCGACTTCCGGAATGATGATATTCAGGCGAGCATTGGCCAGGTTGTCGTACTGGTCGAGCGGGATGAGCATGTTCAGCCCGTCGTTGCCGCCGTTGAGTTGTATGATGACCAGCACCCGGTCGTTGTCTGCGTTCATGGTGCTGAATAGAGCCCGGCGGGGCATGGCCGAAAGGCGGAAGCCGTTCAGGAAAATGGGAAGGCTCATGGCCGTTCCGGTAGCTTTCAGGAATTTTCTTCTTTTCATATTGGGAAAGGTTGAACGTTCTTTAGATGTTTAATTAGGCTGCCTACACGAACTTTGATCAGCTTTCTGAGAGTAAACTTCACCCACTCACTCTCTCACCCACTCACTCTCTCACCCACTCACTCACTCACTCTCTTCTTGCCCCTCAACTCAGGTAAAACTCCGGCATGCTCAGCATGGCCTGGATCAACTGCCGCAGCTTGGTGGCCACGGCCTCCGCCAGTTCCTGATCGTCAGGGTTGGCCAGGTAGAGGTTGTACTCCACCGTCCATTCAAAATCGGGCAGGCCGGGGATCAGCACCTCTTTCAGGGCAGCCTTCTGATCGTCGGTGATGGGCTGTGGGAAGAGGATGCGCACAAACTCGTCGATGAGGGCGTTGGGGTCGTTCGGGTTGTCAATGGTTTCCACAAAGGCAAGCGGCTCGATCCGGATGCGGAAGTCGCCGGCGGCGAAGCCATTAACGGCGATGGTGTCGGTCACCAGCATGCGAATGGGAAGGGTGCTGGCATTGATCCAGGTGCGGTAATATCCCGGCTGCTGGTAATAGGCCTTCCAGCCGGCAACCTGAGGCGGGTTGTAATACTCCATCTGTTGGAGCACGGTGCTGGAGAACAGGCGCAGATAGCCGTTGTAGCGGGGCTGCAGGCCCTGTGGGAACTCCACCTGAAAAGGTTTGATGGCCGTCATGACAAAATCCAGCGGGTTTTTGATCATGGGGCCCACGTTGAGCATGTCGAAGAAATGGGCGCTGCTCAGCAGGGCCTCCAGGGCGGGGCGGATCTCATAATCGCTGTTGATCAGCAACTGCGCCATAGGCTCGATGACGTTCTCCTCGGCGTTGTCATCGATGACGTAGTAGATGAACCAGCGGTAGAGCTTGCGGCAGATGAAACGAGCCACCTCCTCTTTCTGGAAAATGACATCGATCAGGTGGGCGTATTCCTGGTCCTCCATATTGTCGATGACGATGTTGTCGAACCGGTGGGAAAGCTGCTTGGAACTGGTATCGTGCCGGAATGGAAGGTAAACCGATCCTACAGATATATCGGGGTTGGTGGAAAAGAAGCCCACATCCCGCCAGCCGGTCAGCACTCTAGCCATCTCCCGGATATCGTCTTCGGTATAGTTGGTGTAATCCCCGGAATCCACCAAAGGCCCTTTGCCGATGGTGAAGAGTTCCAGCAATTCCCGCGCGAAATTTTCGTTGGGCGCGTTCTTGGAATTCTGGTTGCCGTTGAGAAAACGCAGCATCGTCGGGTCGATCGTTACTTCTTTGACCAACTCCCGGAAATTGCCCCAGGCGTACTTCCGCAGCAGGCTGATGTGCCGGTACAAAAAATTGGCGTCGTTTATATCGCTGACTGCGAAATGGTTGTGCCAGAAAAGGGTGAGTTTTTCCCGAATAGAAACGCCTTCGTCGAGCAGCAGTTCCATCGTCCAGCCGCGGAGGCTCTGCCTTCGGTATCCCCTGGCATTGACGTTGTCGTAGTAAGGCGCCTCGACCCAGGTTTGCCCAACTGGCACCAGGGGGTCGTCCTGGAAAAAATAATTGAGGGGGGGTTGCGGAAGGGGGAGGGGGCTGAAAAGTTGTTCAATGGTGGCCTCCAGCCCCAGGCTTGCCGCAGTTTTGATTTGCTCATAAGTAGGGCCGAACATCGACCGCCGAAGCAAATGGGCCGCTTGTTCGTACTCCCAGGGGCCGCTGTAAGGCTCCAGCCCCGAATTGACCAAAGGGGCTGCGGTAGCGCCCGCAGGGGCCGCCCGCTTACCGAGCAGGGTGGCGATGGTAGCTCTTCTGTCCATAGTTAACAGGTTTTTAGGATAAAAAAAGGATAAGGGAAACAACTCGCGTTGAGTGAGCTTGCTTTCGCAAACCATTTTCTCGCCAGAATGATCGTTCATCTGAAAAACAGAGGGGGCGTTGCCGAGGGGGAGAGGAATCGCATCCACGCTCCGTTTCAAATGCTAAGGTTGGACTTCTATACAGGAAAAAGGTTTAACCGGGGAGATAACTTTTCATTAACGCAGGCTAAAACCGCATTAGTATTTTTCTGATATAAATTCTACGGGATTTTGAACAGGATATACCTGTAGCCTGCTATTTTCAACTGGCCAAATCTTGTAAATCCCGTTCATCTTGTCTTATCTTTGTCCTCTGTTTTCGAAAGGAGAAGAATGAAGCCCCCAACCTTCGCTATCAATAATGATCGGCTGCTGTCTGCCGCTTTCTTGAATGATTAAAATAGGACTCCCAATGATAAAAGCTTGTATTTTTGACCTTGATGGCGTAATCGTGGACACGGCGAAATACCACTTTATTGCCTGGCGGCGCCTGGCCAACAGCCTGGGGTTTGATTTCACCGAAGAAGAGAATGAAAAACTCAAAGGGGTGAGCCGCGTCGAGTCGCTCAATCTCATCCTGCATTGGGGAGGCATCGAAAAAACAGAGGCGGAAAAGGCAGCTCTGGCCGAACTGAAAAACAGCTGGTACCGGGAGTACATCCTGAAAATGGACCCCAGCGAGATTCTCGAAGGCGTCCTCCCTTTCCTGGATCACCTGGACGAGAAAGGCATCCGGATGGCGGTTGGTTCCAGCAGCAAGAATGCAGGGACTATCCTGGATCAGGTTGGCCTCACCCACCGCTTCGAGGCCATCATCGACGGCAACAAGGTCAGCAGAAGCAAGCCCGACCCCCAGGTTTTTGAGATGGGGGCGGAAGCCATGGGGTTGCCTCCCCGGGAATGCATCGTTTTTGAGGATGCGGAAAAAGGCGTCGACGCCGCCCTCGCCGGAGGCTTTTTTGCAGTGGGGGTGGGCAGTGAAGACAACCTGGGGCATGCTCACTATGTTTTGCCTAACTTCATCGGCGCCAGCCTGCAAAATATCCTGGACGGGATAAAAGCCAAAACCGTTCAGTAAACCTGAGTCGCAACAAAACCTTTAACCACTACAAATACAAAGCATGAAAGAGTACCTCAAGCACGACGAATGGAGTATCATCGAGGAAGGATTCCATGGGGAACACAACCGCATATCAGAAAGCGTGTTTAGCATAGGCAATGGCCGGTTCGGGCAACGAGCCAACTTTGAGGAAGATTTTTCCGGAGAAAGCCTTTTGGGCAATTACGTCGCGGGAATTTATTACCCCGACAAAACGAGAGTGGGCTGGTGGAAGATCGGATACCCGGAGTACTTTGCCAAGGTGCTCAATGCGGCCAACTGGATCGGCATTAAAGTGGAGTTCGACGGGGAGGCGCTCGACCTGGCCGAATGCAAAGTGGATGAATTTCGCCGGGAGCTCAATATGCAGGAAGGATACCTGGAGCGCAGCTTTACCGCCACCATGGTCAGCGGGAAAAAAGTCAAAGTGCAAACCCGCCGCTTTTGCAGCATCGTGGATGACGAAGTGGGCGCCATCCGCTACGCCATTACTCCCCTGGATTTCTCCGGCACGCTCAGCCTTACCCCTTACATTGATGCCGATGTGGCCAACGAGGATTCCAATTACGATGAGAAATTCTGGGTGGAGGCCGACAAAAAGGTGAAGCGGCGCACAGGGTACGTGCTGGCGGAAACCAAGAAAACCGAATTTCAGGTTTGCACCGGAATGAAATTCGCCATTTTCCAGGACGGAGAGGAACTAGATTTCAATTCCTTCCGCATTCAAAAGGAAAAATACGTGGGTTGTACAGTCGACCTGCCCTGCGAAGAAGGGCGTGAGATCACGGTCTATAAATATGCGGCTAATGTTTCTTCCCTCAATTACGAAAAGGAAGAACTCATGGCACAGTGCAAGAAAGCGGTGAAACGGGCTTTCGACAAAGGCTTCGATCAGCTGATGGCCGAACAGGCCCAAGCCTGGAAGAACAAATGGGAAGAAGCGGACATCCGCATCGAAGGGGATGTTGCCGCCCAGCAGGGGATACGCTTCAATATCTTCCAGCTGTATCAGACGTACACCGGCGAAGACGACCGACTCAACATCGGCCCCAAAGGGTTTACCGGCGAAAAATACGGAGGCAGCACGTACTGGGATACCGAAGCGTACTGCTTTCCTTTTTACCTGGCCACCGCCGACCAGCACGTCGCCCGCAATTTGCTCATTTACCGCTACCGCCACCTGCAAAAAGCCATCGAAAATGCCAAAAAGCTGGGCTTTAAAGACGGTGCCGCCCTCTATCCCATGGTGACGATGAACGGAGAGGAATGCCACAACGAATGGGAGATTACCTTCGAGGAGATTCACCGCAACGGAGCGATTGCTTACGCCATTTACGACTATGTGCGTTATACTGGCGAAAAAGAATATCTGGCAGAATATGGATTGGAAGTCCTCATTGGCATCGCCCGGTTCTGGGCTCAGCGCGTCCATTTCTCAAAGCGCCGGGGAATGTACGTCATGCACGGCGTCACCGGGCCCAACGAATATGAGAACAACATCAACAACAACTGGTACACCAACTACCTGGCCCGCTGGTGCCTGCAGTACGCCCTGGAAGCCGTGGAATATGTGGAAAAAAACGCCCCTGGAAAATACGGGGAACTGGAAGAGCGGCTCAAATTCTACAAACATACGGAAACCAAAAAGTGGGAGGAGATCGCCGGCAATTTCTATTTGCCCTACGATGAGGAACTGGACATCATCGTCCAGCACGATGGCTTCCTGGATAAGGACTTGCTCACTACGGCCGACCTGAAAAAGAGCGACCGGCCGCTCAACCAAAACTGGTCCTGGGACCGCATCCTGCGCTCTGTTTTTATCAAGCAGGCCGATGTGCTTCAGGGGATATATTTCTTTGAGAACGATTTCGACGAAGATACGGTCCGCCGCAATTTCGATTTCTACGAGCCGCGCACCGTCCATGAATCTTCGCTGTCTCCCTGCGTCCACGTCATCCTGGCGGCAAAGCTGGGCAAGGAGGAAAAAGCCTACGAAATGTACCTGCGCACCGCCCGCCTCGACCTCGACGACTACAACAACGATACAGAGGATGGTTGCCATACCACCAGCATGGCGGGCACCTGGATGGCTTTTGTGAAAGGCTTCGGGGGAATGCGCGTTTTTGACGATAAAGTCCAGTTCAGCCCGTTCATCCCCAGCAAGTGGAAGGCCTATTCTTTCAAGATTCGTTTCCGGGGGAGCTACCTGGAGGTGAAGGCCAGCCAGCATAAGTCCACCATCATTAACCATAGCGACAATGCTTTAGCCATCAAAGTATACGGCGAAGATAAACACCTGCCTGCCAACGGCAGCATTGAAGTGGAGCATTGAGTTGGATGGCTATATTGTTGGATGGCTGTATTGTTGCTTTGTCTGCCGCCCGCGAGTGCTGAGGTAAGTTTAGAACAAATTATATCAAAACCATGAAACAAACTATTTTTTGCATCCTCTTATTAAGCCTGTGGTCCTGCACCGGCGACAGCAATACGCAAACCCAGGGGCAGCCAGAGGCTGGCGCCGCGCTCGAAAGCGCCGAATCGCCTGTCGCCGAATCACCCATTGAAGGAGAATCCGGCTCTTTCCTGCCTCCCATAGCCCCCGGCGAGCACCCGATGGTGCCCATTCTGACGCGGGATTTCTGGGTATTTGAATTTTATGTCATCGATGATGCAGCTGCCCGGGCGCTCAACCGGGGGCGCTGGTACCGGTTTCTGGAAGACGGAACCTTCGAATCCGGCCACTGGCAGCAAAAAACCGGCAACGGCTCCTGGAGGCTGCAGGACGAACAAGGCAAAGTCATGCTCTACCTCGACAACGTCGTCGATGCCGAAGACGCTCAATGGGAAGTGCAAGGCGTCAATAAAGAACAGGACACCATGACCTGGGCGGGGGTCAGCAAGACCAATACAGCGGGAGTGATCACGAAGGTAATCAACCTGCTGACCAGGCCTACCAAGGCGCAGTTTGGCGTGGAGGAGTAGGGGAGGCGTTGACGGTTGACGGTTGTTCGTTGTTTGTTGTTCGTTGTTTGTTCGGCAGCCAACCAGCAAGGTCAACCGACAACAATCCAACAAAAAAGCGGTATTCCGAGTCACTCGGAATACCGCTTTTTTGTTGAATCAACTCCCAATCTTACTGGAAGTTATATTCGCCGGTCAATACATTGAAGGAAATATCATAAGTTCCGGCAGCAACCGGGATATTAGGGCCGTCCTGAGTACCGGTGCCGGAGGGGAAATCCGCCCCGCCCCAGTTGGTGGGCCAGTCGTTGTTCAAGCGGAATTTCGCCTCGCCATCGACCAGGTCGAGGGTAACTTTGACCACATTAGGATCTGTAGCGTCCGGTGTCATATCGGTATCGGAATCCCAGCCGCCGGGCGTGGCGCTGCCGATAATGCCTACCGAAGCCGGCCCAAAGTTGTATTCCCCGGTATTGCTGTCAAAAGTAACCAGATACAAGCCCTGAGTCACAGGAATATTGGGCCCGTCCTGTTCACCGGTACCAGAGGGAAAACCGGCGCCTCCCCAGTTGATGGGCCAGTCGTCGTTCGCCCGGAACTTGGCTTCGCCGTCGAGCAGGCCGATCAGTAAAGTGTAGGTGCCATCTCCGTTATCCTTCATATTGGTATCAGAGTCCCAGCCACCGGGCGTGGCTGAGCCGATGATGCCAACCGACACAATGCCGGCATTTTCTTCGAAACTGTATTCTCCAGTACTCGGATTGAAAGTGACATCATAGAGGCCGGCTGTAACTGGTATATTGGGCCCATTCAGCGAGGCAATGCCGGAAGGCCAGTCCGTGCCGCCCCAGTTGACGTCCCATGAATCGTTGGCCCGGAATTTGGCTTCGCCGTCGATCAGGTCGATCAGGATGCTGAAGGTGCCGTCGCCATTGTCCGTCATATTGGTATCGTTATCCCAGCCGCCGGGCGTAGCCGAGCCGATGATGCCTATGGAAGGGAAGCGCTGGAAAGTAAGCGTGTACTCCAGGGACTTCTCGTTGAAAGTAATGGAATAGAAGGCGCCCTGCTCCATGAACATAATATTGGATCCGAATTCTTCGGCAATGCCGTCTCCATCGTTGTCGCCCCAGTTGCGGCCCATAAAGTTGGGGCCCTCGGCGAATTTAAACTTATCGCCCGTTTTGAGTTCAACTTCCGGCAGTTCCCAGGTGTTGTCGGCCACCAGGTTGAACTTGTACTGGCTGCCTTCGAAGTTGTTGAAGGAGCCAAGCAGGTACAAGCCGCTGAGCTTGGTTTCAAATTCGACGGTTGGCAGAATGGAATAAGCCAGGGTTTGGTCGTTGAACCGGAACTTGACTTCACCGCTGGGTGCGCAGCCGGCAGGGGTGTTGGGGCCGCCGCCGGTAGTCACTTCCATGATGCCGTCGCAGTTGCCGTCGCCCCAGTCCTGGTCGGTCCAGTCCGGCGTATTTTTCAGTTTGAATTCACCGCCTTGAATGTCTACAACAACCTCCCAGGTATAGTCACCCACCAGGGCCATCTCATCGGCGCCCCAGCCGTTAAATCCGCCGGCGATGTACATCACATCGTTATTGGCGGCAAAGGGCAGCAAGGAAATCTCAAAGGTTGTTTTGCGGTTGACTTCATTGCCACTGGCATCGGTAGCGAGAATGTCTATCACATAGCCTCCGGGGCCGAGCAATTCGGCGCCAAACTCGCTGCCTTCGAGTAC
Coding sequences:
- the glpK gene encoding glycerol kinase GlpK; this encodes MQTYILALDQGTTSSRAILFDREGNIKASEQQEFTQIYPKPGWVEHDPKEIWNTQLKVLQALLRKQKVPAGQVAAIGITNQRETAVVWNRKTGEPIHNAIVWQDRRTASICNQLKADGHEPYIRENTGLLADAYFSGTKVKWMLDNVPGAREQAEKGELCFGTIDSWLIWKLTGGKVHVTDYTNASRTLLYNIKKLEWDKRLLEILGVPAIMLPEVRRSSEVYGHTAPDLLGEAVPVAGIAGDQQAALFGQACHSPGMAKNTYGTGCFMLMTTGEEAVTSKSGLITTIASKLDGTPQYALEGSVFIAGAAIQWLRDGLKIIDDAPDSEYFAMKVPHTDGVYVVPAFAGLGAPYWDMYARGAILGLTRGTTKAHLIRATLESLAYQTRDVLDAMEKDSGLSLKTLRVDGGASANGLLMQFQADILGANVERPRIIETTALGAAYLAGLAVGYWKPEDITNKWQLDATFVPDMQEEERGSLYRGWQKAVKRAMDWEKEEE
- the mnmH gene encoding tRNA 2-selenouridine(34) synthase MnmH, with amino-acid sequence MTVSEALELEPGRVLFDVRTPAEYEKGHIPGALNLPLFSNEERAVVGTAYKQADPHQAFLQGLEYVGPKMRSFVEEARRKAPSGKVAVHCWRGGQRSSSMGWLLDLAGMDVQVLAGGYKAYRNYILEQFAACRPPLIIVGGPTGSGKTDILHALEKLGEQVIDLEGLAHHKGSAFGALGETEQPTVEQFENDLYEAFRALSHDRRIWLENESRPIGRVYIPDPLWRQMAQAPLLSVEVPLECRIERLVEVYAGYPVAELKESFGRIRQRLGGQHYKAAMEALDAGDFAAAARIALVYYDKAYHHHTLSKRTSSSIFNIPVENDSAEQTARRLVAFVEENDLWLPNTN
- the selD gene encoding selenide, water dikinase SelD, encoding MVAEYKLTQYSHGAGCGCKIAPKVLDTILQHHAEQFHFPNLLVGNDKRDDAAVYDLGDGTAIVSTTDFFMPIVDSPEDFGRIASVNAISDIYAMGGTPLVAIAILGWPIDKIPPEVANRVIDGSRKACAEAGIPLAGGHSIDSPEPIFGLAVTGRVDKKHLKLNGGATPGCRLFLTKPIGVGILSTAQKKGKLLPEHANIARDSMVQLNKAGEAFGRLPYIKAMTDVTGFGLLGHLAEMCEASNVSAVVEFDKVPFLNLGILDFYLHENCIPGGTHRNWDSYGHKVAPLPDRQRFLLCDPQTSGGLLVAVKAEKEGEFRLEANKLGLIMEQMGYIKEQEDDLVRVM
- a CDS encoding DUF1501 domain-containing protein, with translation MKRRKFLKATGTAMSLPIFLNGFRLSAMPRRALFSTMNADNDRVLVIIQLNGGNDGLNMLIPLDQYDNLANARLNIIIPEVEILNMTDTLGFHPQMTGMLDLYNNAKLNIIQSVGYPEQNRSHFRSTDIWTSGSPAEESWTTGWLGRYFESGHGEFPEGYPNEEYPHPFAITMGSIVSETCQGTAANFSMTLNDPFSLAPLTQGAPGDVPETPYGEELEFLRTTIAQSNAYAESITDAAESGTNQVDYPEGNRLGEQLKNVALLISGGLQTKVYVVSIGGFDTHANQVEAGKPLVGEHSTLLQSLSEAIAAFQADLQAQSLEQRVVGMTFSEFGRQIRSNDSYGTDHGSAAPLMVFGPCVKPGVLGDNPEIPVQVDAQEGVPMQFDFRDVYGSVLMDWFEVQEEEVRNLLHPDFQYLPVLQPCSAVNAEEALNFEQEIEASSFPNPFRDWATIRFRSEGEQVRLSIFNSLGNEIRVLANRRLPAGQHEVKFDAHGLPAGNYYFRLQLDGRQKTKQMLKV
- a CDS encoding DUF1800 domain-containing protein; this encodes MDRRATIATLLGKRAAPAGATAAPLVNSGLEPYSGPWEYEQAAHLLRRSMFGPTYEQIKTAASLGLEATIEQLFSPLPLPQPPLNYFFQDDPLVPVGQTWVEAPYYDNVNARGYRRQSLRGWTMELLLDEGVSIREKLTLFWHNHFAVSDINDANFLYRHISLLRKYAWGNFRELVKEVTIDPTMLRFLNGNQNSKNAPNENFARELLELFTIGKGPLVDSGDYTNYTEDDIREMARVLTGWRDVGFFSTNPDISVGSVYLPFRHDTSSKQLSHRFDNIVIDNMEDQEYAHLIDVIFQKEEVARFICRKLYRWFIYYVIDDNAEENVIEPMAQLLINSDYEIRPALEALLSSAHFFDMLNVGPMIKNPLDFVMTAIKPFQVEFPQGLQPRYNGYLRLFSSTVLQQMEYYNPPQVAGWKAYYQQPGYYRTWINASTLPIRMLVTDTIAVNGFAAGDFRIRIEPLAFVETIDNPNDPNALIDEFVRILFPQPITDDQKAALKEVLIPGLPDFEWTVEYNLYLANPDDQELAEAVATKLRQLIQAMLSMPEFYLS